One genomic segment of Hippoglossus hippoglossus isolate fHipHip1 chromosome 22, fHipHip1.pri, whole genome shotgun sequence includes these proteins:
- the LOC117755955 gene encoding interleukin-6 receptor subunit beta: MERRSALVWICLLGAGLALASSVTTSKALPRPPRLLGCVFLNRANVTCRWEAGDASATRYTLQIQRIPGAVALTTNTALKTFTCTTSDTSCTADLARSSVRFTFCIAITAHGRSSNISSDRRCQPGRIEMMLPPVTLISVKPVNGTPQCLHVIWSRTLSEFAVSDTDIKNGSLNSQIEVTAEGQLDIQVTKVTVKDYSFPVCLLRPDTSYTVRLRHRYRGPESPWSLWSNAQQGRTAEDAPSAAPAFWRQVEQTDRNGWRHTSLLWKALPRVLANGRLLFYNVTCQTESAQILNDQGTCRDLHQTRTSCTFLLPAERCSCALTASNSAGTSPQAQIWLFRASETEPPSPRQLTARPLDDNSVNVSWTAPANRSVSGFVLEYFAVREKDGSVLHWERLNSSHTTFVITEGVKPMERYAVSVRALYGERWAGRNRTLHIYTRQAAPSAGPVVEVQQISGGRVKLSWSPVPVELLRGFIRNYTLYYTAAKQPDRSVFVPGNVYRFTLEDLSPGNYDIFMQANTDAGTGAAGPIANVHIEISKMMYVILSLLVTGSLALALMACLAQKKIKRKLCQFVPDPSNSSLVHWIPKTTSQSMKQPSEPERPQIENSEVILFGENEALNYDLDQTTENFLICNQTYSSLLDSSGFRVPQSVQMSKKLFSRGPLRKPFTTDLSPSPILYSNVVFSHTLKNPAAPLLSPSPHQSCDWRHVSTSDVKLLLGGGSAASPQHQSSSPFSDVSSVSPSSAVHPHPGDVTSPKRLFPQSLCSSGLSLQPDTFNHPNLSSLLPPLFVDFSYCPAECDNHTSPAVCLSKIDFVFPIIY, from the exons AGCTGTGGCCTTGACAACAAACACCGCTCTGAAGACGTTCACCTGCACCACGTCTGACACCAGCTGCACGGCGGATCTCGCCAGATCGTCCGTGAGGTTCACCTTTTGCATCGCCATCACAGCTCACGGCCGCAGCAGCAACATATCGTCCGATCGTCGCTGTCAGCCCGGGAGGATTGAAA TGATGCTGCCTCCAGTGACTTTGATCAGCGTGAAGCCAGTGAATGGGACACCTCAGTGTCTGCACGTGATCTGGAGTCGCACCCTGTCGGAGTTTGCTGtgtctgacactgacatcaagAACGGAAGTCTGAATTCCCAAATTGAGGTCACAGCAGAAGGGCAG CTCGATATCCAGGTCACAAAAGTGACAGTGAAAGACTACAGCTTCCCAGTTTGTCTCCTCAGACCCGACACTTCGTACACCGTCAGACTCCGTCACCGTTACCGGGGCCCAGAGAGTCCCTGGAGCCTGTGGAGCAACGCACAGCAGGGAAGGACAGCAGAGGACG CTCCATCTGCGGCTCCAGCATTCTGGAGGCAAGtggaacaaacagacaggaacGGGTGGAGACACACCTCGCTGCTTTGGAAG GCCCTGCCTCGCGTTCTGGCCAATGGCAGACTTCTCTTCTATAATGTGACTTGTCAGACAGAAAGTGCACAAATTCTGAACGATCAAGGCACCTGCAGAGATTTGCACCAAACACGTACTTCCTGTActtttctccttcctgctgAACGCTGCTCCTGTGCCCTGACGGCCTCCAACTCTGCTGGGACCTCGCCACAGGCCCAGATATGGCTCTTCAGAGCCTCTGAGACAG agccACCGTCCCCGAGACAACTCACTGCCCGTCCACTGGATGACAACAGTGTAAACGTTAGCTGGACGGCTCCAGCCAATCGATCAGTGAGTGGCTTTGTCTTGGAGTATTTTGCTGTCCGAGAGAAAGACGGCAGCGTCCTACACTGGGAAAGATTGAATAGTTCTCATACAACATTTGTCATAACAG AGGGAGTGAAGCCGATGGAGCGTTATGCTGTTTCTGTCAGAGCACTGTACGGTGAGCGATGGGCAGGCAGGAACAGGACCCTTCACATCTATACACGCCAGGCAG CGCCATCAGCTGGTCCTGTTGTGGAGGTGCAGCAGATTTCTGGGGGCAGAGTGAAGCTCAGCTGGAGTCCTGTGCCTGTGGAGCTGCTTCGAGGATTCATCCGCAACTACACACTCTACTACACCGCTGCAAAGCAACCAGACAGGA GTGTGTTTGTTCCTGGTAACGTTTACCGCTTCACCCTGGAGGACCTGTCGCCCGGAAACTACGACATCTTTATGCAGGCCAACACTGACGCCGGCACTGGAGCAGCTGGGCCCATTGCTAATGTGCACATAG AAATCTCAAAGATGATGTATGTCATCCTTTCTCTCCTGGTGACCGGCTCACTCGCACTGGCACTGATGGCGTGCCTGGCACAGAAAAA GATAAAAAGGAAGCTGTGTCAATTCGTTCCTGATCCTTCCAACAGCAGTCTGGTTCACTGGATCCCAAAGACCACCTCACAG agtATGAAGCAGCCCTCGGAACCAGAGAGGCCTCAAATCGAAAACTCTGAGGTTATTTTGTTTGGTGAAAATGAGGCTCTCAACTATGACCTGGATCAGACCACTGAGAATTTCCTCATCTGTAATCAAACATATTCATCTCTTCTGGATTCGTCTGGGTTTCGTGTTCCTCAAAGTGTCCAGATGTCCAAGAAGTTGTTCAGCAGGGGCCCACTCAGAAAACCCTTCACCACTGATCTCTCCCCCAGCCCCATCCTCTACTCCAACGTGGtcttctctcacactctcaAAAATCCTGCTGCACCTCTTCTGTCCCCTTCTCCTCACCAGTCCTGTGATTGGCGGCATGTCAGCACTAgtgatgtgaagctgctgctcggTGGAGGCAGTGCAGCTTCACCTCAGCACCAAAGCTCCTCTCCCTTCTCTGATGTCAGCAGTGTGTCTCCATCCTCGGCCGTACATCCGCACCCTGGTGACGTCACTTCACCCAAACGCCTCTTTCCTCAAAGCCTCTGCAGCTCGGGCCTGTCGCTCCAGCCTGACACCTTCAACCACCCCAACCtttcatctcttcttcctccgcttTTTGTGGATTTCTCCTACTGTCCTGCTGAGTGTGATAATCACACATCCCCTGCTGTTT GTTTATCAAAAATAGATTTTGTGTTTcccattatatat